In the Pseudorasbora parva isolate DD20220531a chromosome 23, ASM2467924v1, whole genome shotgun sequence genome, one interval contains:
- the LOC137062387 gene encoding zona pellucida sperm-binding protein 3-like → MEVLKGVLVVAVIVAFDLPDAWGSLSYSQSPRSMGPKSDPASRGPALSPPGLWNPLKVAQSPLGSASRGLAQDPFGLQEKQLLQGPVKPLDWKYPVVPEVQSELAVNFQLRQPVTPSSVAVQCGENRVLVEVQQDLFSNGHLIQPTGLSLGGCPVVGQDSQSKVLIFEYELQDCNSVQMMNEDELVYTFSLTYTPEALASTAITRTEGAVVGVQCRYQRLQNVSSNALRPTWVPYASTEIGEEALVFSLKLMMDDWSNQRPSYLYFLGGVINIEASVKQYNHVPLRVFVDSCVATQVPDVNSLPRYSFIENHGCFVDAKATASSSRFMPRSQADKVQIQLEAFRFQESSSPSIYITCVVKATLASAPSDAEHKSCSFTNGWFAADGNDQVCGCCDSTCGPDGGIAAAPYGGVQWEGKATLGPVVVQGQKKAPQ, encoded by the exons ATGGAGGTTCTAAAAGGTGTCTTAGTGGTGGCTGTGATTGTTGCATTTGATCTGCCTGATGCATGGGGAAGTTTGAGCTACAGTCAAAGTCCAAGAAGCATGGGGCCAAAATCCGATCCAGCTTCCAGAGGTCCTGCCCTTTCTCCTCCAGGGCTCTGGAACCCTTTGAAAGTTGCTCAGAGTCCTTTGGGTTCTGCCTCCAGAGGCCTTGCACAGGACCCTTTTGGCCTTCAGGAGAAGCAGCTGTTGCAGGGTCCAGTGAAGCCTTTGGATTGGAAGTATCCTGTCGTTCCCGAGGTGCAGAGTGAGTTGGCGGTGAACTTCCAGTTGAGGCAACCCGTGACTCCCAGCAGCGTAGCGGTTCAATGTGGAGAGAACCGGGTCCTTGTAGAGGTCCAGCAGGACTTGTTTAGCAATGGTCATTTGATCCAGCCAACTGGTCTGTCTTTAGGTGGATGTCCTGTTGTTGGTCAGGACTCTCAGTCTAAGGTGCTCATCTTTGAGTATGAGTTACAGGACTGCAACAGCGTGCAGATG ATGAATGAGGATGAGCTTGTCTACACCTTTTCTCTTACCTACACCCCTGAGGCTCTTGCAAGTACTGCGATTACCCGGACTGAGGGTGCAGTTGTTGGTGTTCAGTGCCGCTATCAAAG GCTTCAAAATGTAAGCAGTAATGCCTTGAGGCCAACATGGGTCCCTTATGCCTCAACGGAGATTGGTGAAGAAGCCTTGGTGTTCTCCCTGAAGCTCATGATGG ATGATTGGTCCAATCAGAGGCCTTCATACCTTTATTTCCTGGGTGGCGTTATTAACATTGAGGCATCTGTGAAGCAGTACAATCATGTGCCTCtgcgtgtgtttgtggacaGCTGTGTGGCCACTCAAGTGCCTGATGTGAACTCCCTTCCGAGATATTCCTTCATTGAGAATCATGG GTGCTTTGTGGATGCCAAGGCTACAGCTTCCAGCTCCCGCTTCATGCCTCGGTCCCAGGCTGACAAGGTCCAGATCCAGCTGGAGGCATTCAGGTTCCAGGAGAGCTCCAGTCCTTCT ATCTACATAACGTGTGTTGTGAAGGCAACTCTTGCTTCTGCACCCAGTGACGCTGAGCACAAATCCTGTTCTTTCACCAATGG GTGGTTTGCTGCTGATGGAAATGACCAAGTTTGTGGTTGCTGTGACTCAACATGTGGTCCTGATGGTGGAATTGCTGCTGCTCCCTATGGAG GTGTTCAGTGGGAAGGCAAGGCCACACTTGGTCCTGTGGTGGTTCAAGGGCAAAAGAAAGCTCCTCAATAA
- the LOC137062388 gene encoding zona pellucida sperm-binding protein 3-like, producing the protein MEVLKGVLVVAVIVAFDLPDAWGSLSYSQSPRSMGPKSDPASRGPALSPPGLWNPLKVAQSPLGSASRGLAQDPFGLQEKQLLQGPVKPLDWKYPVVPEVQSELAVNFQLRQPVTPSSVAVQCGENRVLVEVQQDLFSNGHLIQPTGLSLGGCPVVGQDSQSKVLIFEYELQDCNSVQMMNEDELVYTFSLTYTPEALASTAITRTEGAVVGVQCHYQRLQNVSSNALRPTWVPYASTEIGEEALVFSLKLMMDDWSNQRPSYLYFLGGVINIEASVKQYNHVPLRVFVDSCVATQVPDVNSLPRYSFIENHGCFVDAKATASSSRFMPRSQADKVQIQLEAFRFQESSSPSIYITCVVKATLASAPSDAEHKSCSFTNGWFAADGNDQVCGCCDSTCGPDGGIAAAPYGGVQWEGKATLGPVVVQGQKKAPQ; encoded by the exons ATGGAGGTTCTAAAAGGTGTCTTAGTGGTGGCTGTGATTGTTGCATTTGATCTGCCTGATGCATGGGGAAGTTTGAGCTACAGTCAAAGTCCAAGAAGCATGGGGCCAAAATCCGATCCAGCTTCCAGAGGTCCTGCCCTTTCTCCTCCAGGGCTCTGGAACCCTTTGAAAGTTGCTCAGAGTCCTTTGGGTTCTGCCTCCAGAGGCCTTGCACAGGACCCTTTTGGCCTTCAGGAGAAGCAGCTGTTGCAGGGTCCAGTGAAGCCTTTGGATTGGAAGTATCCTGTCGTTCCCGAGGTGCAGAGTGAGTTGGCGGTGAACTTCCAGTTGAGGCAACCCGTGACTCCCAGCAGCGTAGCGGTTCAATGTGGAGAGAACCGGGTCCTTGTAGAGGTCCAGCAGGACTTGTTTAGCAATGGTCATTTGATCCAGCCAACTGGTCTGTCTTTAGGTGGATGTCCTGTTGTTGGTCAGGACTCTCAGTCTAAGGTGCTCATCTTTGAGTATGAGTTACAGGACTGCAACAGCGTGCAGATG ATGAATGAGGATGAGCTTGTCTACACCTTTTCTCTTACCTACACCCCTGAGGCTCTTGCAAGTACTGCGATTACCCGGACTGAGGGTGCAGTTGTTGGTGTTCAGTGCCACTATCAAAG GCTTCAAAATGTAAGCAGTAATGCCTTGAGGCCAACATGGGTCCCTTATGCCTCAACGGAGATTGGTGAAGAAGCCTTGGTGTTCTCCCTGAAGCTCATGATGG ATGATTGGTCCAATCAGAGGCCTTCATACCTTTATTTCCTGGGTGGCGTTATTAACATTGAGGCATCTGTGAAGCAGTACAATCATGTGCCTCtgcgtgtgtttgtggacaGCTGTGTGGCCACTCAAGTGCCTGATGTGAACTCCCTTCCGAGATATTCCTTCATTGAGAATCATGG GTGCTTTGTGGATGCCAAGGCTACAGCTTCCAGCTCCCGCTTCATGCCTCGGTCCCAGGCTGACAAGGTCCAGATCCAGCTGGAGGCATTCAGGTTCCAGGAGAGCTCCAGTCCTTCT ATCTACATAACGTGTGTTGTGAAGGCAACTCTTGCTTCTGCACCCAGTGACGCTGAGCACAAATCCTGTTCTTTCACCAATGG GTGGTTTGCTGCTGATGGAAATGACCAAGTTTGTGGTTGCTGTGACTCAACATGTGGTCCTGATGGTGGAATTGCTGCTGCTCCCTATGGAG GTGTTCAGTGGGAAGGCAAGGCCACACTTGGTCCTGTGGTGGTTCAAGGGCAAAAGAAAGCTCCTCAATAA